The Pan paniscus chromosome 23, NHGRI_mPanPan1-v2.0_pri, whole genome shotgun sequence genome includes the window tttaagaaaattacaactattggccaggcgtggtggcttatgcctgtaatccaggcactttgggaggtcgaggtgggtggattacttgaggtcaggagttcaagaccagcctggccaacatggtgaaactgtctgtgctaaaaatacaaaaattagctggccggtctcgcttgaacccatgaggcaggggttgcagtgagccacgatggtacgaccacactccagcctgggtgacagagtgaaactctgtctcaaaaaaaaaaaataaagaacattacaAGTATTAACTCATTAATCCTAAGTGATAGTTGCTATTCTTATTCCTGCTATtgagatgaggacactgaggtccagagaggttaagtgacttgcccagaggCACACAGCCTGTtgtgggatttgaaccctggctCAAGAGTCcatgctggctgggcatggtagttcacacctgtaatcccaatacttttggAGCccaaagcagaaggatcacttgatgcctggagtttgaaaccagcctgggcaacatagcaagaccctctctctacaaaaaaaaaaaagtttttaattagctgggtgtggtggtgcgcacctgtagtcccagctactagggaggggaggctgagttgggaggatcacttgagcccaggagctcaaggctacagtaagctgtggtctcactactgcactccagcctgagtgacagagaatcCCTGTCTCATTtgccaaaaaaaagagagagtctgTGCTCCTGACTACTTGTGATTATCATTAACTGCCCTCTCAGAAAGGTGAGAGTGAAATGAATGTCAGAGGCAGAACTCCTGACTCGCATCCAGTCACTTCCCAGCAAAGCCCTCACCCAGACCCAACAGTTTTCAAATCTACAAATTAGAGGCCCAGGTGAGCCCAGAATTACCTCTGTGATCTTTTTCTTCACCATTAGGCAACGAAAAAAGACACTCACTATGGTGTTAGGAAGACACATCTTTCTTCTCCACGAGTGCCCGTAATTCCACCATTAGACTGCCACTGTAAAACCAAAGTCTGCCCAGGGAGGGAACCTAACAGGTCCCCAGTTCCTCAATGGGAACTGTCTGTCAGATTCCTGGCAGCTCTGGGATAGCCCATGTGTGGCAGAAAgtaaggagactgaggctgcaggctTTCTGGGTTGGGTCTCTGTGGTCCTCCAAGCCTCTGTCCCCTCGAACTTGTCCCACATGACCCCACAGGCATCAACACGTGTCTCACTCATTTTCTTCAGAGCATCCACAAGAATCTAGAAGCAAAAATAGCCCGCTTCCACCAGCGGGAGGATGCCATCCTCTATCCCAGCTGTTTTGACGCCAACGCCGGCCTCTTTGAGGTGTGTGGAAGCTGTCCTGCGGGTGAGGGTTGGTGGGGCCTGTTAGGCTGAGGAAGGCTTGGGGGTGGGCAGTCGGGAGAACCTAGCAGGATTCAGTGCCATGCCTAGAGGCTCCAGAGCCCGCTTCTTCTGGAGGTCAAGGTTGGGCCAGGTAGGTGCTCCAGGAGGAATCCTGGGGCTTGCAGGGAGCCTGAGTTCCAGAGCCTTTGGGGGATAAGCTACATCAGCTGGAAGGCTGGGGGAGGCGGGGGCCTGGTACTCACCAAATATATTCTCACCTCCTCTTACTAGAGCAGGGCGCTGGTCCAGCCCGGCACTGAGACACGGGGGCCCCAGAGAGAAGCACAGAACACCTTGCCTCTCTACCCAGAGGAACGCCCTGGCTGGCAGTACAGTTTTTTGATTTGCGGGAGTCCCGGTCAAGGGAGAATCCCAGGGTGGTTAAATGATGGCTCTACGCTCACTGCCTCCCTCCAGGCCCTGCTGACCCCGGAGGACGCAGTCCTGTCGGACGAGCTGAACCATGCCTCCATCATCGACGGCATCCGGCTGTGCAAGGCCCACAAGTACCGCTATCGCCACCTGGACATGGCCGACCTAGAAGCCAAGCtgcaggaggcccaggtggggcGACGCCTGTGTCCACCCTCAGCCTCCGCCTGGGGAAGGAAGTGAGGCTTAGAGAGGCCAACTCCTCATTCACAGAGATAGCCTGAAAGTTTGAAACAGCAGAGATTTgtccaagatttgaacccagatcccTCACACCCAcagcattcttcttttttttttttttttttcctgagacagagtttcactctgtcgccaaggctggagtatagtggtgtgatctcggctcactgcaacctccacctcctgggttcaagtgattctcctgcctcagcctcccaagtagctgggattacaggcatcctccaccccacctggctaatttttgtatttttagtaaagatggggtttcatcatgttgtccaggctggtctcgaactcctgacctcagttgatttcacctgcctaggcctcccaaagtgctgggattatagacgtgagccactgtgcctggcaccagAGCATTATTCCATTGTGCCATGGTGCCTTGAGGtttttccctgtgtgtgtgtgtgtgtgtgtgtgtgtgtgtgtgtgtgtgagagacagactcactctgttgcccaggctgtattgcaatggtgcagtcatagctcactgcagcctcaatcttctggactcgagcgatcctcccacctcagtctcctgagtagctgggactaccggtgcccaccacacccagttttttatttgtttgtttgttttttaggtggaatttcactctttttgcccaggctggagtgcaatggcgtgatctcagctcactgacacctctgcctcccgggttcaattgattctcctgcctcagcctctggagtagctgggattacaggcacacaccaccgtgctcagctaattttgtatttttagtagagatggggtttaaccatgttggccaggctggtttcgaactcctgacctcaggtgatctgcctgtctcagcctcccaaagtgttgggattacaggcatgagccgccgcacccagcctgtttgtttgtttttgagacagggtctcactataatgctcaggctagtcttgaactcctgggctcccaaagttacaggcatgaaccaccatacccagccagtttttaaaatttttagtagagacagggtctcactatgttgcccaggcgggtctcgaacccgtaagctcccaaagtgctgggattacaggtgtgagccactgtgcccggcctgccttGAGTATTAGCCAGCACCTTCTGTGTGGCAGGCCCTTGCTAGGCATAAGGATAGAATGTACATGTTGGTGAGACCTGGTCCCAGCCTAGCCTGCCTTCTGGGACCTTACACAGGAGACTGAGACGTGAGCCCATTCTCACTGTCCAGAGCTCAGCGTGGAGATGGGTGACGCTGAGAGGCACAGATGAGGGAGAGGATGTTCCAGCCCCCAAGATGGTGGTACCTCTGTGCCCAcccctgtgctgggcactgggcagGATGAGCTCTCAGAACTCCAAGCAGCACAAGAGACGGGTGGTTTGGCCCAACTTGACACCACCCACCATCTGCTCATGTCTTTCCTGCAGAGGCATCGGCTGCGCCTGGTGGCCACTGATGGGGCCTTTTCCATGGATGGCGACATCGCACCCCTGCAGGAGATCTGCCGCCTCGCCTCTAGATATGGCGCCCTGGTCTTCGTGGATGAATGCCATGCCACTGGCTTCCTGGGGCCCACAGGACGGTGGGATCATGTGGCACctgaggcctggggtggggcttCTGAGGGTGGCTGGGAAACGCGGAGGCCAGTCCCCAGCATGATCCATAATCCCTGGGCTCTCAGGAGGCCAGTGACAGCAGCGGTGGCTTCCCTTGCAGGGGCACAGATGAGCTGCTGGGTGTGATGGACCAGGTCACCATCATCAACTCCACCCTGGGGAAGGCCCTGGGTGGAGCATCAGGTACCTGCAAGGTTGTGTCCCTGGGGTCCCCTTGTCCTTTTGAAGGGCCCTGGAGGGGctcagggaagtggggagggcaGCATGGACTGTACTTTCAGGAGGGGTTGGGTAGGCTCTGGCCCCTGACcaacccctccccccacctcttcCCTTCTTCTCAGGGGGCTACACGACAGGGCCTGGGCCCCTGGTGTCCCTGCTGCGGCAGCGCGCCCGGCCATACCTCTTCTCCAACAGTCTGCCACCTGCTGTCGTTGGCTGCGCCTCCAAGGCCCTAGATCTGCTGATGGGGAGTAACACCATTGTCCAGTCTATGGCTGCCAAGACCCAGAGGTGCGACTCCCAGCAGGGCAGGCTCGGGGGCGGAGAGACGTGGTGAGAGCCAGCCTCATGTGTCTGCCCAGGCCCACAGACAGCTCTGTGCCCACCGGGTCTGCTTCTGCCtgttcccctcccttctctctgtcCCTGCCTCTCCCCTCTAGCTTCTGTGTCTCCTTCTTATCCATCCTGTCTTTCCACCTCCCTTGTTGTTCTCCCTGCCCCCTGCCTGGCTCCCATCTGCCTCTTAGAGCTTGTAACTGTCTTTGTTGATCCTTCTTGCAGACTTGGGCATAGACCTCGGGCCTGGTCCCTGCAAGGAGCGGGTGTGAATGCTCCATGGCCCCTTAGCTACCTGTGACACACCTTGTGCTCACAGGTTCCGTAGTAAGATGGAAGCTGCTGGCTTCACTATCTCGGGAGCCAGTCACCCCATCTGCCCTGTGATGCTGGGTGATGCCCGGCTGGCCTCTCGCATGGCGGATGACATGCTGAAGAGAGGTAAGGGTGCTGAAACAAGGGAACTGGTGGTGGGTcctgagagaagagaaagggaaacccCTAGACTGTGACCCAGCCCCGCACCCAGCCACGCTGCGGCCTCTTAGGCCAGCTGTCTGTCTAAGCTTGAAAACCCCAAGCCATGAGGCAGTCCCGAATCTGAGACCTGGGGCAGTTCCCTTGCCCTCTGTGTTCTGCCCCCAAGCCTGTTGGTTCTGGCACGCCCTTGCTTTCTACCCTCCCAGGCATCTTTGTCATCGGGTTCAGCTACCCCGTGGTCCCCAAGGGCAAGGCCCGGATCCGGGTACAGATCTCAGCAGTGCATAGTGAGGAAGACATTGACCACTGCGTGGAGGCCTTCGTGGAAGTGGGGCGACTGCACGGGGCACTGCCCTGAGCTCTGGGTAAGGACGAGAAGAGCCAAGGTCCACCTACTGCCACAGGGTCAAAGGAGGTTTTCGATCAGCCCAGACCAGAGGCTCTGAGCCCTGAACCAAAGTCCCAGAGCTGGGCTGGGACGTGACCTGTGCTGAGGGCTGTGAGAATGTGAAACAACAGTGTGAAAATTGGCTGTGACACTCTGGTCTGCTTTATTGTCTCTGGGCAGGCCCAGTCCTGTGGCCGGTTGAAGAATCAGGCAGGAGCCAGGGCTCTGAGGGGAGGCTCCTGAGGACTGCAGATCTCCACTGACCTCTTTCCCTAGATTAAGATGGGACccagtggccgggcacggtggctcaggcctgtaatcccagcactttgggaggccaaggcaggtggatcacctgaggtcgggagtttgagaccagcctgaccaacatggagaaaccccgtctctactaaaaatacgaaattagccaggcgtggtggcgtatgcctgtaatcccagctgctcaggaggctgaggcaggagaatcgcttgaacccgggaggtggaggttgcggtgagccaagatcatgccattgcactccagcctgagcaacaagagcagaagtctgtctcaaaaaaaaaaaaaaaaaaaaaaaaaggctgggaccCAGGCCTTTGGGAGATAGGCCCGGGCCACCGTTTGTCTCGGGTAGTTTCTGTGCTGCTGTGGAGGGCTGCTGAGAACTAGCCCCACAGGCCCTTTACCCTGCCACTGCCCGCTACTCTGCAGCCCCTGAGTCTAGTCTTAGAGTCTagcttcttccttctccccatTGGAAGATGTCCTGTAGCTGCCCAGATAGGAGGAGGCTGGGTGTCCATGTTTGGAAGGAGAGGCAGAGGATTCAGgcccaaaagaaaagaatgaggatCACCCCTGGGGAAGCTCCAGACAGTCTGGAACCCTGTGTTCGCGCCCACTCTCTCCCTGCCTTACTCTGGCTTTCGGCAAGCTCCAGTCCCTGTGTGTGCCTCAGTCCTCCTGCCACTACGCCTTGAGATCTGAGGTCCTTCCATCTCGCTCATTCCAAGGCCTACGATGATCAGCCGCCAGGGGGTGCTGCGAGCACGGGCCGCGGCCGCCGGCTCGCCCCGCCCCTCCAGACTGGGGGCCTTGGGCCGCGGCTGTTCAGGCTGCCCAGCAGTCAAGGCCAGGAGGGGCGATTTGCTGCTGCCAAGGCCCCATCCTCCCTTGTGCCCCACAACGGCTCGCCGCTTTCCTGTTGGAGGGGCCTGCGGGAGGAGGGCGGTCTCTCCCTGGCGACCTTGTGGACCCcttgtggggtggggagtggggtccccgcagctccaccctcagcgtggtgtgaccttgggaagCTCTTAGTTTGCTTGGGACAGAGGATGAAAAGGCCCTTTATCATTAACGACATGAAACTAGCCCTACGTCTCTCTCTGACGTCCTGCACCTCCAGCCCACCCATTTGCCTGTTATCTTGGGATGAACAATATGAGCTGGGCTCTGGCCCAGCCCTGCAGGATCTGAAAGCTGGGATTCAGGGAATCCTAGCCTGCGATCCGGAGGACCTTGCTGCTGGGGTCCAGgagctggggaaggggtgggtgTGGGGAGCCGGTGTGAGGGTGGaaggcagcctggctggggtAGCTGTGGCCACATTAGCGGCAGGAACATTTGCAGCCCACCACCACCGGCTAGGGCACGTGGCACCAGGCGCGCTGCTGCAGGGGATGTGCACAAGGGCTCAACCAGTAATGTCGAGCCAGCAGCTTGATGAGCATGGTCTGCTCTAGTCGGCAGCTCATGTTAAGCGCCACGGGCAGCTGCGGGGTGACGTGTGGCAGTCGGTGTGGTGCACCCGGCGGGGCCAGAACAGAGGGCCCAGGTCCACCCAGACCGACGTGAGGCGGCACGAGGCGAGATCCAGACAGCGGCGCAGAAAGTGCGTCGCCGCCCCTGTGGCTCCCAGGAGCCGCCGCTGGCGTTGCCCTGCTGCGCTGGCAGCGCCGCGACCCCCTGGGCTAGCCGATCGCGGTAGGGCTCCACGCCGTTGGCCAACCCGCGGCTCAGCGTGTCCTGCTGCACCAGCCCGGGTCCGCCGCCGCGCTTCTTCCGCAGTCATCCAGAAGGTGTCTGTAGGAGGCGCAGCAGCCGCTCTGGGTGCACGTGTTTCGGCTTGGGCGCCTACCGGTAGTCGCCGGCCGCCCACGACAAGCTGTAGGGCCACGCGGGGCGGGAGGGCCGGCCGTGGATCAGCTGCAAGTCTGCGTTCTGCAGAATCAGAGGCTCTGGGGACCGCCCCAAGGGCGCAATGTCCTTGTTCTCTGCGTCGCGCACGGGGTTCAGGGCCGCGGGCTACCAGAAGCGGCAGTAGGGGTGGATGGAGGTGGCACCGGGCGCACCCAAGGTCTAGGCTCACGGCCGCGCTCTTTATGGCCGCctgttccttcctccttccctccacctccGCTCTCATATCAGCTTAGCCTTGCCGCTGCTGGGAGCTCATCGCCCTAGGCCAAGAAGGACCTTGTGGGCAGGGGGCTCCCAAGGGCCAGGAGTGCAAAGTCATGAATCTCAGATGCTTTCCAGCCCGTTCCAGGGTTCAGGCATGCACATTCGTCCAGGATTCTGGGAGTCTAAGGGTGCGTTACTTTCACGCAGTGGTTGTAGATCTGTCAAAGGTTCTAAAATCCCACCAAGCTGAGTCTCGCCATTCAGGGATCATAAGAGTCTACAATTCCGTTGCGCAATTCAATTCTGAATTCAATTCAGAATTAATTcaattctggccgggcgcggtggctcacgcctgtaatcccagcactttgggaggccgaggcgggcggatcatgaggtcaggagatcgagaccatcctggctaaaacggtgaaaccccgtctctactaaaaatacaaaaacaaaacattagccgggcgtggtgggcgcctgtagtcccaactactcgggaggctgaggtgggagaatggcgtgaacctgggaggcggagcttgcacttgcagtgagctgagatcgcaccactgtactccagcctgggcaacagagcgagactgtctcaaaaatatatatatatattaattcaatTCTGAAGCTTCTGAATTCAGGTTTGGCAAGTCTAGATTAGATTCCTAATAGTTTCAATTCCGTGAGACTCTGCTTCCAAAAATTGAGGATTTTCTGCATCTAAAGAAGGTGACATCAGGCTCTATAGAGGCACCTCTGAGCCCTCGTGAAAACCCCGGGGCCTTTGAGGAgctggttcttttcttttcttttttttctttctttttttttttgagtcttgctctgttgcccaggctggagtgcagtggcacagtctccgctcactgcaacctccgcctcccgggctcaagccattctcctgcctcagtcgtcccaagtagctgggattacaggtgtgcaccaccatacctggctaatttttagtagagatgggtttcaccatgttggccaggctggtcttgaactcctgacctcaagtgatccaactgccttggcctcccaaagtgctaggattacagacgtgagccaccacgcctggccttaaggAGCTAGTTCTGAGCATCTACCGAGTCCTGGCTCCACCAGCGCCCCTCACACTGTTTTCTCTCCCCTTACGCACTTCCCCTTGAtgctccccaaccccacccccagcttctAAAAACACTACACTCAGCCCCtccacctctcccctcccttccttaaCTCACTGCAGACTGCCTTTTGCCCTCAAAACACCTGTCCAGTTTACCAGCAGCCTCCTCATTGCTGAATCCAGTGTACCTTGCTCCCCAGGTGCTAGCCTCCCTAACCCTCTGGAGGCATTTGGCCATGTGGCCCCTCCTCCACACAGTTCAGGACAGAACTCCATGACCAAATCACACAGCCGTTCACCAAGACTTATTCACCTCTTTGGCTCTTGCCTAGACGAGAGGCTCCTAACAGGTCACTCATCAGATCTCTCCCCCTCTGTCCATCCTTTTCACCCCGGGCaataatagactttttttttgagacagagtcgctctgttgcccagtctggagtgtgagcgatctcggctcactgcaaccaccacctcccaggttcaagcg containing:
- the GCAT gene encoding 2-amino-3-ketobutyrate coenzyme A ligase, mitochondrial isoform X2, which produces MWPGNAWRAALFWVPRGRRAQSALAQLRGILEGELEGIRGAGTWKSERVITSRQGPHIRVDGVSGGILNFCANNYLGLSSHPEVIQAGLQALEQFGAGLSSVRFICGTQSIHKNLEAKIARFHQREDAILYPSCFDANAGLFEALLTPEDAVLSDELNHASIIDGIRLCKAHKYRYRHLDMADLEAKLQEAQRHRLRLVATDGAFSMDGDIAPLQEICRLASRYGALVFVDECHATGFLGPTGRGTDELLGVMDQVTIINSTLGKALGGASGGYTTGPGPLVSLLRQRARPYLFSNSLPPAVVGCASKALDLLMGSNTIVQSMAAKTQRFRSKMEAAGFTISGASHPICPVMLGDARLASRMADDMLKRGIFVIGFSYPVVPKGKARIRVQISAVHSEEDIDHCVEAFVEVGRLHGALP
- the GCAT gene encoding 2-amino-3-ketobutyrate coenzyme A ligase, mitochondrial isoform X1, whose amino-acid sequence is MWPGNAWRAALFWVPRGRRAQSALAQLRGILEGELEGIRGAGTWKSERVITSRQGPHIRVDGVSGGPGTVIFPGLPLPHLSCCIHLLSFTSGILNFCANNYLGLSSHPEVIQAGLQALEQFGAGLSSVRFICGTQSIHKNLEAKIARFHQREDAILYPSCFDANAGLFEALLTPEDAVLSDELNHASIIDGIRLCKAHKYRYRHLDMADLEAKLQEAQRHRLRLVATDGAFSMDGDIAPLQEICRLASRYGALVFVDECHATGFLGPTGRGTDELLGVMDQVTIINSTLGKALGGASGGYTTGPGPLVSLLRQRARPYLFSNSLPPAVVGCASKALDLLMGSNTIVQSMAAKTQRFRSKMEAAGFTISGASHPICPVMLGDARLASRMADDMLKRGIFVIGFSYPVVPKGKARIRVQISAVHSEEDIDHCVEAFVEVGRLHGALP
- the GCAT gene encoding 2-amino-3-ketobutyrate coenzyme A ligase, mitochondrial isoform X3 encodes the protein MADLEAKLQEAQRHRLRLVATDGAFSMDGDIAPLQEICRLASRYGALVFVDECHATGFLGPTGRGTDELLGVMDQVTIINSTLGKALGGASGGYTTGPGPLVSLLRQRARPYLFSNSLPPAVVGCASKALDLLMGSNTIVQSMAAKTQRFRSKMEAAGFTISGASHPICPVMLGDARLASRMADDMLKRGIFVIGFSYPVVPKGKARIRVQISAVHSEEDIDHCVEAFVEVGRLHGALP